In the Mauremys mutica isolate MM-2020 ecotype Southern chromosome 13, ASM2049712v1, whole genome shotgun sequence genome, one interval contains:
- the DYNLRB1 gene encoding dynein light chain roadblock-type 1, with protein MAEVEETLKRIQSQKGVQGIIVVNSEGIPIKSTVDNSTTVQYAGLMHSFIMKARSTVRDIDPQNDLTFLRIRSKKNEIMIAPDKDYFLIVIQNPTE; from the exons ATG gcTGAGGTGGAAGAAACACTGAAGCGAATTCAGAGCCAAAAGGGCGTCCAAGGAATCATTGTTGTTAATTCGGAAG GTATTCCTATCAAAAGCACGGTGGACAACTCCACAACAGTGCAATACGCAGGCCTAATGCACAGCTTCATCATGAAGGCAAGGAGCACTGTGCGAGACATTGATCCCCAGAACGACCTGACGTTCCTGCGGATTCGCTCCAAGAAAAATGAGATCATGATTGCTCCAG ATAAAGACTATTTCCTGATCGTCATCCAGAATCCAACAGAATGA